One window from the genome of Myxocyprinus asiaticus isolate MX2 ecotype Aquarium Trade chromosome 30, UBuf_Myxa_2, whole genome shotgun sequence encodes:
- the LOC127421355 gene encoding guanine nucleotide-binding protein G(T) subunit gamma-T1-like, translating to MPVINVDDLTDLDKAKMEVTQLKVEVKLERAKVSKCCEEITEYIQGGADEDPLVKGIPEEKNPFKEKGGCVIC from the exons ATGCCAGTCATAAATGTAGACGATCTGACAGACCTGGATAAAGCTAAAATGGAAGTAACCCAGCTCAAAGTTGAGGTGAAGCTTGAAAGGGCGAAG GTGTCCAAATGCTGTGAAGAGATTACGGAGTACATTCAGGGTGGTGCAGATGAGGATCCTTTGGTCAAAGGTATTCCAGAGGAGAAGAACCCATTCAAGGAGAAAGGTGGATGTGTCATTTGCTAA